In Kitasatospora sp. NA04385, a single genomic region encodes these proteins:
- a CDS encoding alcohol dehydrogenase catalytic domain-containing protein — translation MRAAILQQTGQDALDVRDDVEAVGFGPGKVRIRIRAASLCHSDLSAMAGVLPQPAPFVPGHEGAGEVLEVGAGVTGLAPGDRVVLCWMPPCGRCPACRAGRTHLCTASIRRLTTPGFRIGGATDAYGFYSTGAFAEEVVVAADAALPVPADLPFELAALIGCGVTTGLGAVVNTARVRPGETVAVIGAGGVGVAAVQGARISGAARITVVDPVASRRERALGLGATDAVAPEQLKSAARELPAGGYDHVFEAVGRADTVRAGYDAARRGGAVVVIGAGARDDQVSFSMGELFFNEKRLLPSMYGGGDVRRTVDLAIELWRAGRLDLAGMVTHRLPLERVNEAIGQMRAGEALRTVLLTD, via the coding sequence GTGCGCGCAGCGATCCTGCAGCAGACCGGACAGGACGCCCTGGACGTCCGCGACGACGTCGAGGCGGTCGGCTTCGGGCCGGGAAAGGTGCGGATCCGGATCCGGGCCGCCAGCCTCTGCCACTCCGACCTGTCCGCGATGGCCGGGGTCCTGCCGCAGCCCGCCCCGTTCGTGCCGGGCCACGAGGGCGCCGGCGAGGTGCTCGAGGTCGGCGCGGGCGTCACCGGCCTCGCCCCCGGCGACCGGGTGGTGCTCTGCTGGATGCCGCCCTGCGGCCGCTGCCCCGCCTGCCGGGCCGGCCGCACCCACCTGTGCACCGCCTCGATCCGCCGCCTGACCACCCCCGGCTTCCGGATCGGCGGCGCCACCGACGCGTACGGCTTCTACAGCACCGGCGCGTTCGCCGAGGAGGTCGTGGTCGCCGCCGACGCCGCCCTCCCGGTGCCCGCCGACCTGCCCTTCGAACTCGCCGCCCTGATCGGCTGCGGCGTCACCACCGGGCTCGGCGCGGTCGTCAACACCGCCCGGGTCCGGCCCGGCGAGACGGTCGCCGTGATCGGCGCGGGCGGCGTCGGCGTCGCCGCCGTCCAGGGCGCGCGGATCAGCGGAGCCGCCCGGATCACCGTCGTCGACCCCGTCGCCTCCCGGCGCGAGCGGGCCCTCGGCCTCGGCGCCACCGACGCCGTCGCCCCCGAGCAACTCAAGTCCGCCGCGCGCGAGTTGCCCGCCGGAGGCTACGACCACGTGTTCGAGGCGGTCGGCCGGGCCGACACCGTCCGGGCCGGCTACGACGCGGCCCGGCGCGGCGGCGCCGTCGTGGTGATCGGCGCCGGAGCCCGGGACGACCAGGTCTCCTTCAGCATGGGCGAACTCTTCTTCAACGAGAAGCGGCTGCTGCCCTCGATGTACGGCGGCGGCGACGTCCGCCGCACCGTCGACCTGGCGATCGAGCTGTGGCGCGCCGGCCGGCTCGACCTGGCCGGGATGGTCACCCACCGGCTGCCGCTGGAACGCGTCAACGAGGCGATCGGGCAGATGCGGGCCGGCGAGGCGCTGCGCACCGTCCTGCTCACGGACTGA
- a CDS encoding class I SAM-dependent methyltransferase, translating to MSDPTPTAQVPDPQVLAAFRAATGFMPEDEGLALYAAALDAAGRTGLPVLEIGTYCGRSAVLLADAARRAGTVALTVDHHRGSEEQQPGWEYHDPSLVDPEVGLMDTLPRFRRTLHAAGLEQHVVALVGRSPQVAAVWQGRLALVFVDGGHTDEHATGDYEGWVPHLAADGLLVVHDVFPDPADGGQAPYRVYLRALAEGFEEVSVTGSLRVLRRPAAVSG from the coding sequence ATGTCCGACCCCACCCCCACCGCTCAGGTCCCGGACCCGCAGGTCCTGGCCGCGTTCCGGGCCGCCACCGGCTTCATGCCGGAGGACGAGGGCCTGGCGCTGTACGCGGCGGCGCTGGACGCGGCCGGGCGCACCGGCCTGCCGGTGCTGGAGATCGGCACGTACTGCGGGCGCTCGGCGGTCCTGCTGGCGGACGCGGCCCGCCGGGCCGGGACGGTCGCGCTGACCGTCGACCACCACCGCGGCTCCGAGGAGCAGCAGCCCGGCTGGGAGTACCACGACCCGTCCCTGGTCGACCCGGAGGTCGGCCTGATGGACACCCTGCCGCGGTTCCGCCGCACCCTGCACGCGGCCGGTCTGGAGCAGCACGTGGTGGCGCTGGTCGGGCGGTCGCCGCAGGTCGCGGCGGTGTGGCAGGGCCGGCTGGCCCTGGTGTTCGTGGACGGCGGGCACACCGACGAGCACGCCACCGGCGACTACGAGGGCTGGGTGCCGCACCTGGCCGCGGACGGCCTGCTGGTGGTGCACGACGTCTTCCCGGACCCGGCGGACGGCGGCCAGGCCCCGTACCGGGTGTACCTGCGGGCGCTCGCCGAGGGCTTCGAGGAGGTGTCGGTGACCGGCTCGCTGCGGGTGCTGCGCCGCCCGGCCGCGGTGTCCGGCTGA
- a CDS encoding ABC transporter ATP-binding protein codes for MGLRGALVRRVLGLRPFPSAVERSCGERPGPGDLTARLVGAAADAGAARAARLGAATALVTSAGAVLGLGLLSPWLAAAFFAGVLPGVVLVRLFMRTAEDVFVRYQEAQGRLADRLADALAGVRTVRAAGAQRREAARVLGVLPELGDAGRALWRAQRRTVGQVTLLVAAVELTVLGTAGQLVAAGRLPAGAFAAAAGWAALGLGFFEQVEALVGVAHARAGLARVREVDELPGPGPGGRELPDGPGELVFRSVLVRDDGGAVVFGPLELVVPGGATVAVVGRSGSGKSLLAALAGGLRLPDGGEVLVDGVPVAALSVAERRRAVGYAFERPLLIGPSLDEALEGADQAALAAARADGFLSRLPHGGRTPVGELRLSGGELQRLGLARLLAGNARVVVLDDATSSLDAATEHQVDRALHESTRGRTRLVVTHRAAVAARAERVVWLDGGRVRAISTHAELLADPAYRTTLAGAALEARPR; via the coding sequence GTGGGGCTGCGCGGGGCGCTGGTGCGGCGGGTGCTGGGGCTGCGCCCGTTCCCGTCGGCGGTGGAGCGGTCGTGCGGGGAGCGGCCGGGGCCGGGCGACCTGACGGCCCGGCTGGTGGGTGCGGCGGCGGACGCGGGGGCGGCGCGGGCGGCCCGGCTGGGGGCGGCGACGGCGCTGGTGACCTCGGCGGGGGCGGTGCTGGGGCTGGGGCTGCTGTCGCCGTGGCTGGCGGCGGCGTTCTTCGCGGGGGTGCTGCCGGGGGTGGTGCTGGTGCGGCTGTTCATGCGGACGGCGGAGGACGTGTTCGTCCGCTACCAGGAGGCGCAGGGGCGACTGGCCGACCGGTTGGCGGACGCGCTGGCGGGGGTCCGGACGGTGCGGGCGGCGGGGGCGCAGCGGCGGGAGGCGGCCCGGGTGCTCGGGGTGCTGCCCGAACTGGGGGACGCGGGGCGGGCGTTGTGGCGGGCGCAGCGCCGGACGGTGGGTCAGGTGACGCTGCTGGTGGCGGCGGTGGAGCTGACGGTGCTGGGGACGGCGGGCCAGCTGGTGGCGGCGGGGCGGCTGCCGGCGGGGGCGTTCGCGGCGGCGGCGGGGTGGGCGGCGCTGGGGCTGGGCTTCTTCGAGCAGGTGGAGGCCCTGGTGGGGGTGGCGCACGCGCGGGCCGGGCTGGCCCGGGTGCGGGAGGTCGACGAGCTGCCGGGCCCGGGCCCGGGTGGGCGTGAACTGCCGGACGGTCCCGGCGAGTTGGTGTTCCGTTCGGTGCTGGTGCGGGACGACGGGGGCGCGGTGGTGTTCGGCCCGCTGGAGCTGGTGGTGCCGGGCGGCGCGACGGTCGCGGTGGTGGGGCGCTCGGGGTCGGGCAAGTCGCTGCTGGCCGCGCTGGCGGGGGGCCTCCGGCTGCCGGACGGCGGGGAGGTGCTGGTCGACGGGGTGCCGGTGGCGGCCCTGTCGGTCGCGGAGCGCCGCCGCGCGGTCGGCTACGCCTTCGAGCGGCCGCTGCTGATCGGGCCGTCCCTGGACGAGGCGCTGGAGGGCGCGGACCAGGCGGCGCTGGCGGCGGCCCGGGCGGACGGCTTCCTGTCCCGGCTGCCGCACGGCGGCCGTACCCCGGTGGGTGAACTCCGGCTCTCCGGCGGCGAGTTGCAGCGTCTCGGGCTGGCCAGGCTGCTGGCCGGGAACGCCCGGGTGGTGGTGCTCGACGACGCGACGTCCAGTCTGGACGCGGCGACCGAGCACCAGGTGGACCGGGCCCTGCACGAGTCCACCCGGGGCCGCACCCGCCTGGTCGTCACCCACCGCGCGGCGGTCGCGGCCCGGGCCGAACGGGTGGTCTGGCTGGACGGCGGCCGGGTCCGCGCGATCTCCACCCACGCCGAGCTGCTGGCCGACCCGGCCTACCGGACGACGCTCGCGGGCGCGGCCCTGGAAGCCCGGCCCCGGTAG
- a CDS encoding M48 family metallopeptidase, which translates to MSLSETPSPTANPQLNDAAAAAPAVPPCPGCGAPQSADPRFPAWCPSCEWNLLPPRPSADGLPPRARRRAERALRRAEERRREVRARSERVFRLVEEGGSELRHGASVGAFLLAGLVHLVSLAVLALGVGLLAGWPVASWPARVLGAVVLAVAFVLRPRLGRPERSGVLSRQDAPALYELVDRVAAELGAPAVDSIAVTSAFNASFGTYGLRRHRQLAIGLPLWTVLTRQQRVALLGHEIGHCVNGDARRGVWTGSAVGALAGWHGLTRPSRRNASHANLAVALASAAVNLVLGAVHLGVRALTELMHRLHLRSGQAAEHRADLMAARLTSPQDAQGMLRALSSAPTLEAALTRQRTLPRAGGRAARAAAAANPAPDLWEALAEAVRSVPPTEVERRMRLSEREGSASDPSHPPTYLRLRLLASAPPADRPPLVLDAGRAAAIEAELAPSRARIAAELR; encoded by the coding sequence GTGTCACTCTCCGAAACCCCCTCCCCGACCGCGAACCCGCAGCTCAACGACGCCGCAGCGGCCGCCCCGGCCGTTCCCCCCTGCCCCGGGTGCGGTGCGCCGCAGAGCGCGGACCCGCGCTTCCCCGCCTGGTGCCCGTCCTGCGAGTGGAACCTGCTGCCGCCCCGCCCGTCCGCCGACGGCCTCCCGCCGCGGGCCCGGCGCCGGGCCGAGCGGGCGCTGCGCCGCGCGGAGGAGCGGCGGCGGGAGGTCAGGGCCCGCAGCGAGCGGGTGTTCCGGCTGGTCGAGGAGGGCGGGTCCGAACTGCGGCACGGCGCGTCGGTGGGGGCGTTCCTGCTCGCGGGGCTGGTGCACCTGGTGTCGCTGGCGGTGCTGGCGCTCGGGGTGGGGCTGCTGGCCGGGTGGCCGGTGGCGAGCTGGCCGGCCCGGGTGCTGGGCGCGGTCGTGCTGGCGGTGGCGTTCGTGCTGCGCCCGCGGCTGGGCCGCCCGGAGCGCTCCGGGGTGCTGTCCCGGCAGGATGCCCCGGCGCTGTACGAGCTGGTCGACCGGGTCGCGGCGGAGCTGGGCGCCCCGGCGGTGGACTCGATCGCGGTGACCTCCGCCTTCAACGCCTCCTTCGGCACCTACGGGCTGCGCCGCCACCGGCAGTTGGCGATCGGCCTGCCGCTGTGGACGGTGCTCACCCGGCAGCAGCGGGTCGCGCTGCTCGGGCACGAGATCGGGCACTGCGTGAACGGCGACGCCCGGCGCGGGGTGTGGACGGGCTCCGCCGTCGGCGCGCTGGCCGGGTGGCACGGGCTGACCCGGCCGTCGCGCCGGAACGCCTCGCACGCCAACCTGGCCGTCGCCCTCGCCTCCGCCGCCGTCAACCTGGTGCTGGGCGCGGTCCACCTCGGGGTCCGGGCGCTGACGGAGCTGATGCACCGGCTGCACCTGCGCAGCGGGCAGGCCGCCGAGCACCGGGCCGACCTGATGGCCGCGCGGCTCACCTCCCCGCAGGACGCGCAGGGCATGCTGCGGGCGCTGTCCAGCGCGCCCACCCTGGAGGCGGCGCTGACCCGGCAGCGCACCCTGCCCCGGGCCGGCGGCCGGGCGGCCCGGGCGGCGGCGGCCGCGAACCCGGCGCCGGACCTGTGGGAGGCGCTGGCCGAGGCCGTCCGCTCCGTCCCGCCGACCGAGGTGGAGCGCCGGATGCGGCTGTCCGAGCGGGAGGGGTCGGCGTCCGACCCCTCGCACCCGCCGACCTACCTACGGCTGCGGCTGCTGGCCTCGGCCCCGCCGGCCGACCGTCCCCCGCTGGTGCTGGACGCCGGGCGGGCCGCCGCGATCGAGGCGGAGCTCGCCCCGAGCCGGGCCCGGATCGCCGCCGAGCTGCGGTAA
- a CDS encoding ABC transporter ATP-binding protein: protein MGRHRRALGGRGLRELAAAVPRRAVWGLAGWSAVEALPALCSGLLVAAAADRGFLAGRPGAGFAWLGALGAVTALRALAARAVFPHLAEVVEPLRDALVARVVHGALSRPDPDGPAEIARITEQVESARQLTATLLRSARGVGFGLLAALLGLGLLAPAVLPLVLVPLLLSGALFVRLLGPLVARRRAVVLADERIAAEAGRVFAGLRDVAACGAQQRVSAHLSALVEAQGAAVRAVGRAAAARSLAVAVGGRLPLLAVVCAAPWMVGRGWLSAGQVLGVATYLLQQLEPAVRALAGMLGSWLLDLAVVLDRLTAACPAPTAPAVPSAASAPVPPGDGSLSVRGLRFARARGARPVLDGVRFDLRPGAHLAVVGPSGAGKSTLAALLAGLLVPDEGRVLVGGLDPAALPGPVRAARLALVPQEAYVFAGTVRENLCWPSGGCSDTELAVAAHRVGSSRLLARLGGPDGLIADPAALSAGERQLLALTRTFLSPAPVVVLDEATCHLDAEAERRAEEAFAARPGTLVVIAHRIGSAVRADRVLLLDAAGPLLATHADLQVLSPFYRACCSTDAYVEAR, encoded by the coding sequence GTGGGGCGGCATCGGCGGGCGCTGGGCGGGCGGGGGCTGCGGGAGTTGGCGGCGGCGGTGCCCCGGCGGGCGGTGTGGGGGTTGGCGGGGTGGTCGGCGGTGGAGGCGCTGCCGGCGCTGTGCTCGGGGCTGCTGGTGGCGGCGGCGGCCGACCGGGGGTTCCTGGCGGGGCGTCCGGGGGCCGGTTTCGCCTGGCTGGGGGCGCTGGGTGCGGTGACGGCGCTGCGCGCCCTCGCGGCGCGGGCGGTGTTCCCGCACCTCGCGGAGGTGGTGGAGCCGCTGCGGGACGCCCTGGTGGCGCGGGTGGTGCACGGGGCGCTGTCGCGGCCGGACCCGGACGGTCCGGCGGAGATCGCCCGGATCACCGAACAGGTGGAGTCCGCGCGGCAGTTGACCGCGACGCTGCTGCGCAGTGCGCGCGGGGTGGGGTTCGGGCTGCTGGCGGCGCTGCTGGGTCTGGGGCTGCTGGCTCCGGCGGTGCTGCCGCTGGTGCTGGTGCCGCTGCTGCTGTCGGGGGCGCTGTTCGTCCGGCTGCTGGGGCCGCTGGTGGCGCGCCGCCGGGCGGTGGTGCTGGCGGACGAGCGGATCGCGGCCGAGGCGGGCCGGGTGTTCGCCGGGCTGCGGGACGTGGCGGCGTGCGGGGCGCAGCAGCGGGTGTCGGCGCACCTGTCGGCGCTGGTGGAGGCGCAGGGCGCGGCGGTGCGGGCGGTCGGCCGGGCGGCGGCGGCCCGGTCGCTGGCGGTGGCGGTGGGCGGGCGGCTGCCGCTGCTGGCGGTGGTCTGCGCGGCGCCGTGGATGGTCGGCCGGGGCTGGCTGTCGGCGGGCCAGGTGCTCGGGGTGGCGACCTACCTGTTGCAGCAGTTGGAGCCCGCGGTGCGGGCCCTGGCCGGGATGCTGGGCAGTTGGCTGCTGGACCTGGCGGTGGTGCTGGACCGGTTGACGGCGGCCTGCCCCGCACCGACCGCCCCGGCGGTGCCGTCGGCGGCGTCCGCTCCGGTGCCGCCGGGTGACGGCTCGCTGAGCGTGCGGGGGCTGCGGTTCGCCCGGGCGCGGGGGGCCCGGCCGGTGCTGGACGGGGTGCGGTTCGACCTCCGGCCGGGCGCGCACCTGGCGGTGGTCGGTCCGAGCGGCGCGGGGAAGTCGACCCTGGCGGCGCTGCTGGCCGGGCTGCTGGTCCCGGACGAGGGCCGGGTGCTGGTCGGCGGCCTGGATCCGGCGGCGCTGCCCGGGCCGGTCCGGGCGGCCCGGTTGGCGCTCGTCCCGCAGGAGGCGTACGTCTTCGCGGGGACCGTCCGGGAGAACCTGTGCTGGCCGTCCGGCGGGTGCTCCGACACCGAACTGGCCGTCGCCGCGCACCGGGTGGGCTCGTCCCGGCTGCTGGCCCGGCTCGGCGGGCCGGACGGCCTGATCGCCGATCCGGCCGCGCTGTCCGCCGGGGAGCGCCAACTGCTGGCCCTGACCCGGACGTTCCTCTCCCCCGCGCCGGTCGTCGTGCTGGACGAGGCCACCTGCCACCTGGACGCGGAGGCCGAGCGCCGCGCCGAGGAGGCGTTCGCGGCCCGCCCCGGCACCCTGGTGGTGATCGCGCACCGGATCGGCTCGGCGGTGCGCGCCGACCGCGTCCTGCTGCTGGACGCGGCGGGCCCGCTCCTGGCCACCCACGCCGACCTCCAGGTGCTCTCGCCGTTCTACCGGGCCTGCTGTTCGACGGACGCGTACGTGGAGGCCCGGTGA